TGCCATCTGGTATGCCGCTCCCCGTTAATCGAATGAGTGGTTTGGCGTCCCTGTTGTCTTCGCTGGTGATAGCAGACGTCGCACGCCGGATAGTGCGCTATGGAAGCACCAGATCGGTGGCGCGGGGGATCACAAATCGTCGAACCAAGACGCCAGTGGGCAAGGCATGCGTATTGGCAAGCCAGTCTCTGACACTGGAGCCATCCTGCACAGGCGCAAGACGGCGAGCAACTTTATCTAACAAGCGGCGGGTGGACGTTGGGTAGAACAGATCAAGATAGGACTGCCCCCGGAATTACGGCGCACCCGCAATAAACTGATCGGTCGCTAAGGGCTCAATCGAGCAGGGCCGCGATGCTGCGCGCTTCAAACCCAGGGATTCGGCGGCCGTTCAGGGTCATCCTTCATCCATCGCCGATTTTTGGTGCGTCTTTGCCTCCACTCATAAAACGTTGTTAGGAGCGGCCGAGACCCGCGCGGCGCAAAGGAGAACCACTGTATGCTGATTTGGCTACCAGCGCCGCGGCAGAAAGCTGAGCGCGTTATGCGCCGTGACGACAGATCCGCGAACGGCAAGGGCACCCCTTGCGGGATCGGTGTCTGCATATGGATGCGCCCTTTGGCAAATGCCCCAGCTCAACCTTGATTTACTCTCTGGGGAACGGTTGCGACCGGAAGCGTCCTCTCGACAGCACACATCAAAGCCGCCGAAATATAGTCGGAAAACTATAAGCCGTTGCCGGTGGTCGCGCGATTTTGCATTTCCCCATTTTTTTTGAGATGTCATTGCCATGTCACTTTCAATTGAAAAACGACGCCGCATGCAATGGAAATGAACGCGATGAATTTCACACGCTACGGTATTTACTTTACACCGCGCTCCGGTGCTTTTTCTGATGCCGGGTCCGCGTGGCTCGGGTGGGACCTCATCAACGGCCAGGTCGGTGAGATGCATGATAACGACATCACCGCACGCCCGCGAAAGTACGGATTTCATGGCACCATCAAACCGCCTTTCAGCCTAAACGCCGGAACTCATGAAGCGGATCTGAAAATGGCAATCATTGATCTATGCGCAACCTTGGAGCCCGTCGCTTTGGAAGGGTTGACCCTGTCGCGAATTGGCTCTTTTCTGGCGCTGACCCCTGTGGGCGACGTACGTGAACTCGGCCGAATGGCGGCACGCGTTGTGCAGGAACTGGACCATTTCCGTGCGCCTGCCAACGCGGATGAAATCGCGCGACGGAAGAGCGCCAAACTCACACCGTTGCAAGAAGAAAACCTGCGCAAGTGGGGATATCCTTATGTCATGGAGGCTTTCAAGTTTCATATGACACTTACTGGACCGCTGCCAAATGCGCTGGTTGGCAAAGTCACAGCAGATGCAAACGCACATTTTGCAGATCTCCCGCCACGACCGTTCCTGATCGACAGCCTCACCCTCGTGGGTGAAGCCGAAGACGGGATGTTTCGCGAAATCCAACGCTACACGCTGAGCAGAAAGTAGGGCGGGCGAAACATACAACCGCAAAGGTCGTGAGACCACCACGGCTAACAAACGGGCCCTAAACGCGCCGAAGCTAGTGTCCGTAGATGGTTCCAGATCTGCGGCGGAAGGTCAGCATAAGGTTCAATTCCCTTTGGCGCATCGACCAACGCGGCAGAGTTCTGATCTGGAGCAGACCTCAAGCTTTTCTCGGCGCGACGCTCTGCACGCCGAGCGCGCGTGCTGCGAATTGTCCAAAATCAGTGCGCACCAAGCATCAGGTCCGATGCCTTTTCGCCAATCATGATGGCAGGCGCATTGGTGTTACCCGATACGATCTCTGGCATGATCGAGCAATCAGCGACACGCAACCCTAAGATGCCATGCACTTTCAACTCGGCATCAACGACCGCATCCTTTCCGGATCCCATTTTGCACGTTCCGGTGGGGTGATAAATGGAGGCTGTGTTGTTTCGAGCCCAGTCAAGGGTCGCATCATAGTCATCCATGTCCAGATCGGCATGCGGGCGGAACTCTTCGGAAATTTTCGACGTCAAAGGCGCATGACGGGCGATGCCCCGCGCGATATTGACCCCTGCAACCACAGTCCGACAGTCTGTTTCCGTCGACAGGTAATTCGGAAAGATCTTTGGGTAGTCGCGTGGCTTGTTTGACGTGAGCCTTATCTCGCCCCGACTTTCAGGACGCAGCTGGCACACCGACATTGTGAAAGCAGAAAATTTGTCAGCCCCTTTGCCGGGGTTTTCGGCTGAGAGCGGCTGTACATGGAATTGGATGTCCGGCGTTTCAATGTCTTCACGGGTCTTCAGGAAACCCGTTGCGAGACTGGCGGCCATCGTCATTGGTCCCGCACGAAACAGCGCGTATTTGAGGCCAATCTTGGCCTGCCCATAGAGGCTGGACACTTCGTCGTTCAGCGTCGGTTCGTTGCATTTGTAAACCAGTCGCGCCTGCAGATGGTCCTGCATGTTCTTGCCAACGCCCCCGAGCTCATTTTTGACCTCGATACCATGCTCACCAAGTTGAGTGGCCTCGCCAATACCCGAGAGCATCAAGAGTTGCGGCGAGTTGATTGCGCCTCCGCACAACACAATTTCGCGCGTCGATCTCACAACCTGATCCTTGCCTGAGCGATCCCTGTACCGCACCCCGGTTGCGCGCCCGTCTTCTATTTCGATCTTGTCTACCTGGGCACGGGTGATGATTCGCAGATTGGGCCGTTTCTTGATCGGATTGAGATAAGCCACCGCAGAACTGCACCGTCGGCCATTGCGCGATGTCAGTTGGAAAAATCCGACACCTTCCTGATCCGCGCCGTTGTAATCGGGATTGAATTTGTAACCAGCCGATTGCGCCGCTGCGACCCATGCATCCGTAATGGGACGTTGAATACGCATATTGGAAACCGAAAGCGGGCCCTGATCTCCGTGGAAATCATCCGCGCCGCGCTCGTTGTTTTCGGCGCGCTTGAACAGCGGCAACACGTCGTCCCATCCCCAACCGGTGTTGCCCATCTGGCGCCAGCGATCATAATCCTGCGGCTGCCCGCGTACATACAACAAACCATTGAGTGAAGAGGATCCACCAAGAACCTTGCCGCGCGGCCACTCAATCGAGCGACCGTTCAGACCCGGATCGGGCTCCGTCTTGTAGCACCAATCAACATTCGGGTTATGGATGGTCTTGAAATAGCCCACTGGAATGTGGATCCATGGGTTAAGATCGCGGCCGCCAGCTTCCAGGAGGATCACTTTGTTTTTTGGATCTGCGCTCAATCTGTTTGCCAGAACGCATCCGGCGGACCCTGCTCCAACGACGATAAAATCTGCTTCCATCTCGACCCCCAAACCAATTTAAAAAAACTCTATGCAAAAAGAAAATACTATACTAGTGTTTTTTGGGACTAATAGTCTCAATAAATGACATTCAGGGAGGAAGTCATGAAAATTCAGAACAATTTAGCGGGTATTTCGCGCCGCGACCTTTTCAAGGTTGCCGGGCGATATGGTTTGAGCTCGACACTTCTTGCAGCCGGTGGTTTTGGTGGCGCAATGAGCCTCGCCAACTTGGCCAGTGCAGCCGAATCAACCTACGAAAAACGGTTCGCAAAAGAACCAAAATTCATGCTGAAATTTGGCGCATCCGGCTTTAACGCCCGCAACCTCTTGATCGAACGCGCTGGTGCTTTGGAATTTGCACGCGACTTGGAAAGCCGCACAGACGGCGAAATACGTGTCGAATTCATCGGTGACAATCAAATCTGCGGACAAACATCCTGCGTCGAGAAAACACAGCAAGGCATCG
This genomic interval from Paracoccaceae bacterium contains the following:
- a CDS encoding DUF1045 domain-containing protein; this translates as MNFTRYGIYFTPRSGAFSDAGSAWLGWDLINGQVGEMHDNDITARPRKYGFHGTIKPPFSLNAGTHEADLKMAIIDLCATLEPVALEGLTLSRIGSFLALTPVGDVRELGRMAARVVQELDHFRAPANADEIARRKSAKLTPLQEENLRKWGYPYVMEAFKFHMTLTGPLPNALVGKVTADANAHFADLPPRPFLIDSLTLVGEAEDGMFREIQRYTLSRK
- a CDS encoding choline dehydrogenase — its product is MEADFIVVGAGSAGCVLANRLSADPKNKVILLEAGGRDLNPWIHIPVGYFKTIHNPNVDWCYKTEPDPGLNGRSIEWPRGKVLGGSSSLNGLLYVRGQPQDYDRWRQMGNTGWGWDDVLPLFKRAENNERGADDFHGDQGPLSVSNMRIQRPITDAWVAAAQSAGYKFNPDYNGADQEGVGFFQLTSRNGRRCSSAVAYLNPIKKRPNLRIITRAQVDKIEIEDGRATGVRYRDRSGKDQVVRSTREIVLCGGAINSPQLLMLSGIGEATQLGEHGIEVKNELGGVGKNMQDHLQARLVYKCNEPTLNDEVSSLYGQAKIGLKYALFRAGPMTMAASLATGFLKTREDIETPDIQFHVQPLSAENPGKGADKFSAFTMSVCQLRPESRGEIRLTSNKPRDYPKIFPNYLSTETDCRTVVAGVNIARGIARHAPLTSKISEEFRPHADLDMDDYDATLDWARNNTASIYHPTGTCKMGSGKDAVVDAELKVHGILGLRVADCSIMPEIVSGNTNAPAIMIGEKASDLMLGAH